The Lolium rigidum isolate FL_2022 chromosome 1, APGP_CSIRO_Lrig_0.1, whole genome shotgun sequence region TTGTCTACACCGATGACAACCATAAAGCAACCGAGATTGTCGACATGTACGAGCAGTGGCTTAGCAAGGATGAATACAAGTTCATGGGCCTCGACTTCGAGTACTGCGACCCAGAATACGAAGGTGACTATCGTATCGCGGTTGTTCAACTGTCGATGAAGAATCATGTATTGGTCTACCAATGGTCAAGGTATGTAGATCCGTTTCATTTTTACAGTAGtggttttacatttttttgtTTAATATGAAAATCTATTTTTTTAATGTATGATAGTTCAACTTCCAATTTTTTTGTGTTCTAATCAGTTTTGTGAAACCATATGTTTAATAACTTATTTGTCATCTAGATCCAATGATTAATGCtagtttttattttattgttGCTGATAGTTCAACTTCCAAATTTTTTGTGTTCTAATCAGTGGTGAAAGCGTATTTTTCATAACTTATATCATCTAGATCCGATTATTAATGCTAGTTTTTTTGCCCTGTTTTTTTATCCTTTGTTCATGTAGCAGTAGCGAGCAATGGTGTCCGAAACTCATGGATTTCCTACGCAGCGGTGTACATTTTGATAGCGTTGATATAAGGAATGATAAAATAGCAATGAAGCAAAGTTGGAATATTGACATACCAAGTCAGTACCACATTGATCTGCAGGACTTGTTCAAGCTCGATTGTGACAGGACTGGGATGGCTGACATGGCAGCCAGCCTCATAGACATTAGCTACAAAGGAATGAAGGAAGAATTCCCATCTGTCCAGCACAAGTTCTGGGAGAAGAATCCGCTTGATGAAACTAATCTTGAGTATGCAGCCAGAGATGGTTTTGTGGCGTATCAACTGTATCGTATAATTCGTACCTGCAACCATGGATAGCGCCACCTGCTACCTCCGCTGGCAACACCAACATCAGTTCAACCCGCAACAACGAGCGGCATAAATGCTTCTTCATCGAGCAGCAGCAAGGGAAAAGAATTGGCTGGCAGCAAGCGCTCCAGGGATGATGAAGGGTGGACATACACGCGCATCACCGATGGACATGAAAATTGGAGTGCCGCCGCGTGGGGGTTTTGTACTTATGATCAGACAAGCCCTTCTCGTTTTCCTGGGGACCCTTGGGCCAAGTGGCCGGAGGAGAAGAAGCCGAAGTTAGGGTGGAGTGGAGATGCCACAAACACAACCTAAAATAGCGCCATGTTATTTTTGTGAAGTTTATATGTCATAGTTTCTGTTTTTTTGGCAATGGGTTGAACTAATTTTGTGTAATGGCTATCTGACCAATTTGTGTGTTAACTTCCAGTATTTTTCGTTAGTAAAAATGTATTCCGGCCATGACGAATCACTTGCATTCCCCACACTTTTTGCTACCTTTTTGTGTTTTTTCTAGGTTGGGGGTGTGTGctttttcatggtgatcccatggttgggaggttgtCGAAATAGGGTTTTTTAGGGATAAAATGGCCCAACCCTTTTTTTAGCTTTCATCATTTTCTTATCAACCCACCTCATGGGAATCTATTTTACCAACCCACCTATTAATTTTTCATTAACAcgtaactcaatgttttaccaacctttTTATTccctgttacctccttcttttttattATAGAATATTTTTTTGGACCTTTGTTTTCTTaaaggaacaagggaacctatatATCAACCGAAGCATTCAATTTTCATCGACTGATAACTCAATGTTCTACGAACCCTTTTTATTCTTTCCTTGTACCTTTGATTTTATAGGAAATTTGGTTGTTTGTTTTTTTAAGGGATCAAGGGAACCTATTTTTATCAACCCACCCATTCACTTTTCATCAACAGGTAACTCTATGTTTTACCAACTCTTTTTCTTGTTACATCCTTCTTTTTTTATAGGGAAACTTGGTGCTTTGTTTTTTAAGTGAACACgggaaacaataattatcaacccacccattcactattcatcaacatgTAACTCAATGTTTTTACCAATCCTTTTTTCCttcttacctccttctttttatttttatatacGAATTTTGGTTCTTTTTTTAAACGAAACAAGGGAACCTATTTATCAACCCACCcgttcactattcatcaacaggtaactcaatgtttttaccaacccattttcCTTGTTACCTCCCTCTTTTTTTATTTATATGAAATTTTTGGTCATTTGCTTTTTTaacggaacaagggaacctacttatcaacccaccCATTCACTATTTCATCAACAGGTAACTCAATGTTTTTTACCAACCCCTTTTCCTTGTTACCTCCCTCTTTTTTTATTATATGAATTTTTGTTCCTTTGTATTTTAAggaaacaagggaacctacttattaaCCCAcccattcactcttcatcaacaggtaactcaatgtttttaccaacccCATTTCCttcttacctccttcttttttcatTTATAGAAATTGTGGTCCTTTGTATTttcagggaacaagggaaccttttTATCAACTCACCCATTTTACTTTTCATCAACAGGGTaagtcaatgttttaccaaccgctTTTTCTTGTTTCCTCCTTCTTTTTTATAGGATTTTTTGGTTTTTTGTttgttaagggaacaagggaacctattgATCAACCCACCCATTCACTTTTTCATTAACAGATaaatcaatgttttaccaacactTTTTCTTGCTACagactttttttattttttatttttggtgTTTTGTTTTCTTaaaggaacaagggaacctattgATCAACCCTCCCATTCATTTTTCATCGACTAGTAACTCAAGGTTTTTACCAATCCTTTTCCCTTGTTACCTCCTTATTTTTTCATTATAGAAATTTTGTtcctttgttttttaagggaacaagggaacctatttATCAACACACCCATTCACTTTTAATCAACATGTAACTCATTGTTCTACCAACACTTTTTCTTTGTTATCTCATTCTttgtaagggaacaagggaatctATTTTTTTATCAACTCACTGATTCACTTTTCATCAAACAGGTAAATCATTGTTTGTACCAACCCTTTTTCTTTTTTACCTCATTCTTTTTATTATAGGAATTTTTGGTCCTTTGTTTTTAAGCGAACAAGGGAATGTATTTATCAACCCAcccattcactcttcatcaacaggtaacTCACTGTTTTGTCAACCCCTTTTTCTTATTACCTCATTCTTTTTTATTATAGAAATTTTAGtcctttgttttttaagggaacaagggaaacaacAAATATCAACCCACCCATTCACTATTCATTAACAggtaactcaatgttttatcaaccccttTCCTTCTTACCTCCATCTTTTTATTATTATATGAAAGTTGATCCTTTGTTTTCTCAAGGGaagaagggaacctacttatcaacccttccattcactcttcatcaacaggtaacccaatgttttaccaacccatttctCTTTGTTACGTCCTTATTTTCTTATAGAATAGTTGGTCCTTTGTTTTCTTAATGGAAGAAGGGAACCtatttatcaaccctcccattcagTCTTCGTCAACAGGTAACTCATTGTTGTACCAACCCCTTTTTCTTTGTTTCCTCCTTTTTTTCATAGAAAATTTGGTCCTTTGTTTTCTTAAGGGaagaagggaacctacttatcaaccccccCGTTCACTTTTTATCAAAAGTAACcaatgtttttaccaacccattttcTCTTTGTTACGTCCTTCTTTTTTCTTAAAGAAAAGTTGGTTCTTTGTTTTCTTAAGGGAAGAAGGGAACCTTTTTATCAACCCTCCCGTTCACTCTTCATCAACTGGTAACTCATTGTTTTACCAACCCTTTTTCTTGTTACGTTCTTTTTTTTCGCATAGAAAATTTGTTCCTTTGTTTTCTTAAGGGAAGAAGGTAACCTATTTATCAACCCTCATGTTCACTTTTTATCAACCCATTTATTTCTGTTACGTCCTTCTTTTTCTCATACAAAATTTGTTCCTTTGTTTTTTTAAGGGAAGAAGGGAACTTTTTTATCAACCCTCGCGttttcttttctatcaacgggtaacccaatgttttaccaacccatttctTTTTGTTACGTCTTTCTTTTTTCTTATAGAAAAGTTTGGTTCTTTGTTTTTTTAAGGGGAGAAGGGAACCTTTTTATCAACCCTCCCGTTCACTCTTCATCAACTGCTAACTCATTATTTTTACCAACCATTTTTGTTGTTATGTCCTTCTTTTTCTCATAGAAAATttgttcttttgttttcttaaggGAAGAAGGGAACCTATTTATCAACCCTCACGTTCACTTTTTATCAACGGTGACCCAATCTTTTATCAACCCATTTATTTCTGTTACGTCCTTCTTTTACTCATAGAAAACTTGTTCCTTTGTTTTCTTAAGGAAAGAAGGGAACCTTTTTTATCAACCCTCACGTTCGCTTTTTTATCAATGGGTAACCCAATGTTTTAACAACCCATTTCTTCTCGTTACGTCTTTCTTTTTTCTTATAGAAAAGTTGGTTGTTTGTTTTCTTAAGGGAAGAAGGGAACCTTTTTATCAACCCTTCCGTTCACTCTTCATCAACTGGTAACTCATTGTTTTACCAACCCTTTTTCTTGTTACGTTCTTTTTTTTCTCATAGAAAATTTGTTCCTTTGTTTTCTTAAGGGAAGAAGGGAACCTATTTATCAACCCTCACGTTCACTTTTTATCAACGGGTAacccaatgttttatcaacccatttatttttgttacctccttcttttcccTCATAGAAAATTTGTTCCTTTGTTTTCTTAAGGAAAGAAGGGAACCTATTTATCAACCCTCACGTTCACTTTTTATCAACGGGTAACCCATTGTTTTTAACAACCCATTTCTTTTTGTTACGTCCTTCTTTTTTTATATAGAAAAGTTGGTTCTTTGTTTTTTTAAGGGAAGAAGGGAATTTTTTTATCAACCCTCCCGTTCACTCTTTATCAACATGTaactcattgtttttaccaaCCCTTTATCTTGTTACGTCTTTCTTTTTCTCATAGAAAATTTGTTCCTTTGTTTTCTTAAGGTAAGAAGGGAACCTATTTATCAACCCTCACGTTCACTTTTTATTAACGGGTAacccaatgttttatcaacccatttaTTTCTGTTACGTCCTTCTTTTTCCTCATAGAAAATTTGTTTGTTTTCTTAAGGGAAGAAGGGAACCTATTTATCAACGCTCACGTTCACTTTTTATCAACGGGTAACCcaatgtttttaccaacccatttcTTTTTGTTACGTTCTTCTTTTTTTATAGAAAAGTTGGTTCTTTGTTTTCTTAAGGGAAGAAGGGAACCTTTTTATCAACCCTCCcgttcactcttcatcaacatgtaactcattgtttttaccaaCCCTTTATATTGTCACATCCTTCTTTTTCTCATAGAAAATTTGTTCCTTTGTTTTCTTAAGGAAAGAGGGAACCTATTTATCAACCCTCACGTTCACTTTTTATCAACGGGTaacccaatgttttaccaacccatttatTTCTGGTACGTCCTTCTTTTTCTCATAGAAAATTTGTTCCTTTGTTTTCTTAAGGGAAGAAGGGAACCTTTTTATCAACCCTCCcgttcactcttcatcaacatgtaactcattgtttttaccaaCCCTTTATCTTGTTACGTCCTTCTTTTTCTCATAGAAAATTTGTCCCTTTGTcttcttaagggaacaagggaacctatttATCAACCCTCACGTTCACTTTTTATCAACGGGTaacccaatgttttaccaacccatttatTTCTGTTACGTCCTTCTTTTTCTCATAGAAAATTTGTTCCTTTGTTTTCTTAAGAGAAGAAGGGAACCTTTTTATCAACCCTCACGTTCACTTTTTATCAACGGGTAACCcaatgtttttaccaacccattttTTTTTCTTACGTCCTTATTTTTTCTTATAGAAAAGTTGGTTCTTTGTTTTCTTAAGCGAAGAAGGGAATCTTTTTATCAACCCTCCcgttcactcttcatcaacatgtaactcattgtttttaccaaCCCTTTATCTTGTTACGTCCTTCTTTTTCTCATAGAAAATTTATTCCTTTGTTTTCTTAAAGGAAGAAGGAACCTATTTATCAACCATCACGTTCACTTTTTATCAACGAGTAACCcaatgtttttaccaacccaCCCATTCACTTTTCATCAACATGTATCTCAACGTTTAACCAACACCTACGTTCTGAAGTTACCTACCTCCTTTCTCAGGGTAAGGGAATTGCAGaagaagggaattgttattttcatacatgttgcAAGTCGTAGTTCATTTCATTTGCAAGTAGATTATGCTGCTCCCCTCCCTttttaaccctaaaatttcactagcccaaaaaggaaataaaaattgCTTCGTGAACGAGTAAAGGGAATTGATACCGGAAGCAAAATAACGTACGACTCTAAACTTTGTATCGCCGCAGGAAATGGAATTGCGTTTTCTGTATGTGTGATAGAAAGCAAATACATTACGGCACGTAACCTGTGTGGTCCACAACGCGCAAATAACTTCCCGCACGTTTCTTACCACGAAAGGGAAACACGGTTTTTCCCGAATTGGGCTGTCGGAAACTGATTGCGCAATAAGAACCTGCCGGTCGACCGCCAGCTAGGGCCGCCCTGTTTTGAGCGACctacaactaaaatatatctagtagATATAACTATAGTAtcatcaattaatatgaatcaaagtaagtactagatttagggcttgtttgattttttaaaaattcaaataaatcttgtagaATTTTTTACCCATAGGATTTCTTTTATAGAGCCCGTTCCATTTGAAAGATTGAATCCTTCAAAGTACTTGTGGATTATTTTTCTATACCACAATCTTATAGGACTTCTTACAAAAGGTTAAATATCTTGAAAAAAAATCTCTCTATCTGTGACAACTATGTTATGCACTCACTCTCTATAGAAATTTTCTATGGTTCCTATGCTACCATCTAACAACTAGTTGTACCAATTTTTAGGTTCCTTCATCATTTAATAGATTGAATTTCCCTAAAATTTTGTATACACAGAACATTTGCAATCCTCTATTTTTCTCATTTCTCtacttttcctatcctatgaatcaagcaAGTCCTTAGAATGTCTTTGGTGAGCAGCACAAAGAAAATGTCCTTGCGATCTCCACCATAATCTTTCAGGACCATGGGATGAGCATGGTGTTAATGTGCCCACAAGAATTGGGAGGACGAAAGCCCTGCGGGGATCATGATCTTGGGCTTGCCAAGGTTGCCGTTTCTTCACAAGGATTTTCAGTTCAAGGACCAAATAATCCTCCACCATACATTGGATGTATATATTcacccaaaaaaaattaaaaatgcaTATACGAATTGTTGCACTTTCCTATGCAGGGACGCGTGGTTGCTACATGGATTGTCTGGCCATAGCATCTCAAAAGAAAAATAGTCAAAATTTTGTAACAAGATGAGAAAGCCGACTATCACGAACCGAACGGTTTTCCCTTCAACTCTACAGATAAAGATTTCCTCACCGAGAATTGTTACGTCTGCCTATTGCCGTATGCCCCTAGTGCCTAATTCTTGGAGGGGCTGCCTGCTGATGGCAACTCCTTGTAGGAGATCTGATCACGGTTCCCGGCAGCAACGGAACTTCCCACCGGGTTCTGCATTCCAGCCTCCTCGTCCCCTTCCCTACCGTGCTCGTCGCTAGCTCCAACGACCTGCGCCGTTTCCTCTGGCTCCTTCGAGCTCCTGCGTGTGACCAGAGATCTTAGAGGTGAGCAAATGGCATATCAGAGTGCAGCAGCACCAGATCAAATGGAAAGCAAATGAGCACTTACCTGTAGGAGTAGATCAGAAGGCCCCCGACCGTGCAGCCAAACGCAACGAAGTACATCCAGTCGACCTGTCCATGCGGAAACAGCACGCGATGAGTATACTTTATCGAGCTTCATGCATCCACATGTTTACACAAAAGTAAAGGTGACAATTATCAGTCCGAGATTCTCATTTGTAAGGAATGCGGCCGATCAGACCTTCTCATGGTAGGCAAATATGCGGATGAGAATAGCCCACATGTCAGAAGTCAGGAGTGAGAGGTTTAGCATGGTCGCCCCACAAATCTGCAACATGCAAGGAAAACATATAGATATAAGATTATCAGACAATTCTTCCAGGATCATCAGGTAATGCTCAACAGTTTCTCCAATACCTTCAGCACTGTAGGTACAGTTGAGTATAACAGGAACATTGCTAACGCAAATCCAAGAAAAGGGAGCACCTGAAACAGTAGAGTAGTTCAGCTTGGTAAAATTAGTGGGCCAAAGAAGTGGACTTTAAAAATAGAGTGTGATCTATACTTTATATACGGTGAAAAGTAATATATTTTTCATTACAAATGTTCTTTGTATACAAAATAGGAAAATTGTATCAATAGTGAGAGGGACTTACCGCACCAGCATTCCATTTAATAGATTGAAGTTCTTTTCGCTCAAGAATACTTCTGTAGTATTGTCAAGGATATGGAATCTCAAAAGGGAAAATAATGCAAACGTGATCAGTTTATCAGCCTGATGGATGTGCTGGAAATCATGCAAATGGTAAATGTAAGATTGGATCATTTTAACAGAATATTATCAGATAAACTACAAGAATAATCCAAGGATACATCTGTATGCCACTGACAACTGCTCCAAAAAGTCCCAACATTGCCATCAATTCAATCCTGTTGTTCTTCTTGACCAGATACTCCTGAAATATTGGGGACAAAACTGAGTGTCAACAACAAACAAGTGAGCAAATAAATCTGAGATGCAATAGTAAAGCAAAGTAAACTGAAGTGTTTAGCGTGCCCAGGATTGCTGGTTACCTCAGCAACATTACTGCAAGCATAAAGCATCGAGCCAAAAATTATAAGCAAATCACCTTTCAAAGGGTTGGGTCCTTCTGCAAGATATTGCATAAATAAATTTTATAATTTTGACAACTGAGCACACAAATCCAAAGATCTTATAATGTATTAGTAATCCTAATTTATGACATAACTTGCTGAAATGTAGATATGGAACAGTAATAGCTTGATAAAAAAAAGTATATCCTTACTAGCGCGATCAGAGGCATGGACGTCCGAAAATACTACTAATATAAGGCCAACCACACAAACTCCAACGCCTATGAACTTCCTGAGTCCATATTTTGTCTTCAAAAAGATCCATgtgagaagaatggcacatggaatTGTCCAGCAATCCAGAAGCATCACACTCGTCAAAGATGTGTACTGATAAGACTTCACAACTGCATAATAAACAAAAATAAGAAATGCATTTTGTTCCCCAAAATATGCTAGCATGTAAAATCCACATCGACAGTTAGCGGCACATATGCAAACACTAAAATGTTCAGTCGTGTTAACTA contains the following coding sequences:
- the LOC124646397 gene encoding solute carrier family 35 member F1-like, with product MAAPTEEEKAGGCCARWLRREVLLALALGQIVSLLITSTGFSSSELARRGINAPTSQSLLNYILLALVYGSILLYRRKPLTTKWYYYLILGIIDVEANYIVVKSYQYTSLTSVMLLDCWTIPCAILLTWIFLKTKYGLRKFIGVGVCVVGLILVVFSDVHASDRAKGPNPLKGDLLIIFGSMLYACSNVAEEYLVKKNNRIELMAMLGLFGAVVSGIQISILERKELQSIKWNAGAVLPFLGFALAMFLLYSTVPTVLKICGATMLNLSLLTSDMWAILIRIFAYHEKVDWMYFVAFGCTVGGLLIYSYRSSKEPEETAQVVGASDEHGREGDEEAGMQNPVGSSVAAGNRDQISYKELPSAGSPSKN